Proteins encoded in a region of the Diospyros lotus cultivar Yz01 chromosome 9, ASM1463336v1, whole genome shotgun sequence genome:
- the LOC127809226 gene encoding protein FAR1-RELATED SEQUENCE 5-like, which yields MDANITSSCEGMSIQDLNFSDDEKSPIVDEGYGVSNDQFEEDINCEVDPKIGMTFDTTKEAYDFYNTYARRVGFSVRILRTNKNRSDKNKIQRQALVCSCEGTSKKIKTPEKKRDIRRFDCKAKFVIKLVPDDKYRLIEFKSEHTHDLVPLQHSHYLRSQRKIDFSQAELMKKMRSFGIKQGQIFSYMCEEAGGAQNLNFTKADCNNLLQRTRAKFFKMGDAECLLEYFKQKKGENKHFFYSFRTHEDGEICGVFFCDAKSRRDYGIFGDAICFDTTFRTNNYDMLCAPIVGINHHGQTSLFGCGLLDGETIDAVMWLFTTFFEAMGGKKPKSIFTDQSAAISSVVDTVLPEAHHGLCLWHLCQNAAKNLSNNGYKTFAPQFKACIYNPETVEEFEQSWDKLLEDNGLREK from the exons ATGGATGCAAATATCACTAGTTCTTGTGAGGGAATGAGTATTCAAGACTTGAATTTTAGTGATGATGAGAAATCTCCTATAGTTGATGAAGGATATGGGGTTTCAAATGATCAGTTTGAAGAGGATATAAATTGCGAGGTAGATCCAAAAATTGGAATGACATTTGACACAACAAAAGAAGCATATGATTTCTATAATACATATGCAAGGCGAGTTGGCTTCAGTGTTAGGATATTAAGAACAAACAAGAATAGAtctgacaaaaataaaatccaacggCAAGCACTAGTTTGTTCATGTGAGGGCACTTCCAAAAAAATCAAGACAcctgaaaaaaaaagagatattcGGCGATTTGACTGTAAGGCAAAATTTGTGATTAAACTGGTTCCCGACGATAAGTATAGACTAATTGAGTTCAAATCGGAGCATACTCATGATCTTGTCCCACTTCAGCATTCCCATTATTTGAGGTCTCAAAGGAAAATCGATTTTTCACAAGCTGAACTTATGAAGAAAATGCGTTCCTTTGGAATAAAACAAGGACAAATTTTCTCCTACATGTGTGAAGAAGCTGGTGGAGCCCAAAACCTGAATTTCACAAAAGCTGATTGTAACAATTTATTGCAAAGAACACGGGCTAAATTTTTCAAGATGGGTGATGCCGAATGTCTCCTTGAATacttcaaacaaaagaaaggggaaaacaaacattttttttactcttttcgAACCCATGAAGATGGTGAGATATGCGGTGTATTTTTTTGTGATGCAAAATCGAGACGAGATTATGGGATATTTGGTGATGCGATATGTTTCGATACAACATTTCGAACAAACaattatgatatgttatgtgcACCAATTGTTGGCATCAACCATCATGGGCAAACATCACTTTTTGGGTGCGGTCTACTAGATGGTGAAACAATTGATGCGGTAATGTGGTTGTTTACTACTTTCTTCGAGGCTATGGGAGGAAAAAAACCGAAAAGCATATTTACAGATCAGTCTGCAGCTATATCAAGTGTTGTTGATACGGTATTGCCTGAAGCCCaccatggattgtgcttgtggCATTTATGTCAAAATGCTGCAAAGAATTTGAGTAATAATGGATATAAAACATTTGCACCACAATTCAAAGCTTGTATTTACAATCCAGAAACAGTTGAAGAATTTGAACAAAGTTGGGACAAATTGCTTGAAGATAATGGGCTAAGAG AGAAGTGA